The genomic segment ACGCCGACCGGCTCGCGCTGGCCCTGGACCTGCTGGCCGACCCGGCGTTCGACGCGCTGCTCACCGGCCGGTCCCGTTTCGACGACCTGCCCGACGTGCTGGACCGGCTCGCCTCGGGCGAGCTGCCGGCGCTGTGTCATCTCATCACCTACGGCGAGGAGTGAACGTGTTCAGCGTGACCGTCCGGGACCACATGATGGTCGCCCACAGTTTCCGCGGCGAGGTGTTCGGTCCGGCGCAGCGGCTGCACGGGGCGACGTTCGTCGTCGACGCCACGTTCCGCCGCGCCGAGCTGGACGACGACGGCATCGTGGTCGACATCGGGCTGGCCACCGAGCAGCTCAAGACCGTGCTCGCCGAGCTGAACTACCGCAACCTGGACGACGAGCCGGCCTTCGCCGGGGTGAACACCACCACCGAGGTGCTGGCGCGGACGATCGCCGACCGGCTCGCCGACGCGGTGGCGGCGGGCCGGCTGGGGGAGGGCGCGCGGGGCCTGGCCGGGATCACCGTCACGCTGCACGAGTCGCACATCGCCTGGGCGAGCTACGAGCGGTCGCTCTGACCGGATGACAGTCGTCCACGTGGTGCTGCCGGGCGACATCGACGACCCGGCGAACCCCAGCGGCGGCAACGCCTACGACCGCCAGGTGTGCCGGGGCCTGGCCGCGCGTGGCTGGACGGTACGCGAGCACCAGGTGCCGGGCGGCTGGCCGCACCCGGGGGCAGGGGAACGCGCCGACCTGGCCGGACTGCTCGGGGGGCTGCCCGACGGCGTGCCGGTGCTGCTCGACGGCCTGGTCGCCTCGACCGTCCCGGACGTGCTCGCCCCGCACGCGGCGCGGCTGCGCCTGGTGATCCTGGTGCACCTGCCGATCGAGGGCGAGACGGAGGCGCGGGCGCTGGCGGCGGCCGCCGCCGTGGTCGCCACGAGCGAGTGGACCCGGGACCGGCTGCTCGACCGCTACCGGCTGCGCCCGCAACGGGTGACTGTCGCCCCGCCCGGCGTCACCCCGGCGCCCGTCGCCTCCGGCACGCCCGGCGGGGGACGGCTGCTCTGCGTCGCCGCCGTCACCGCGGTCAAGGGCCACGACGTGCTCGCCGCCGCGCTCGCCGAGGTGGCGGACCTGGACTGGACGTGCGACTGGGTGGGCCCGCCGGACCGGGACCGGGCGTTCGCCGACCGGCTGCGCGGGCGGCTCGCCGCGACCGGGCTGGCCGGCCGGGTCCGGCTGACCGGGCCACGCACCGGCGATGACCTGGCCGCCACGTACGCCGCCGCCGATCTGCTGGTTGCGCCCTCCCGGCGGGAGACGTACGGGATGGTGGTCACCGAGGCGCTGGCCCGGGGCGTACCGGTGCTGGCGAGCGACACCGGCGGCCTGCCGGACACGCTCGGGCACGCCCCCGGCGGCGACCGGCCCGGTCTGCTGGTGCCGCCGGGCGACCCGGGCGCGACCGCCGCGGCGCTGCGCCGCTGGCTCACCGACCCGGGCCTGCGGGACCGGCTGCGCCGCGCCGCCCGGCAGCGGCGGCACACCCTCACCGGCTGGCCGGTCACAGTGGACCGGCTGGCGACGGCGCTGAAGGAGGCGACAGCGGCATGACCACCTCACTCCCGCCCGGCTTCGCGGACTGGCTGCGACTGCGCGAACCCGCCGACGCGGCGGCCCGCAGCGCCGAGCTGGCCGACGCGGTCCGCGACCGGCTGCCCACCGGGCGGCCGATCGTCGTGCACGACCTGGGCAGCGGCACCGGCTCGATGGCCCGCTGGCTGGCCCCCCGGCTGCCCGGCCCGCAGCACTGGGTGCTGCACGAACGCGACGCGGACCTGCTGGCGCTGGCCCGGGCCGGACGGCTCACCGCCGCCGACGGCGCCGAGGTCACGGTGACCACCCGCGGCTCCGACGTCACCCGGCTGACCCCCGCCGACCTGGCCGACGCCCACCTGGTCACCGCGTCCGCGCTGCTGGACATGCTCACCGCCGACGAGGTGGAGCGGATGGTGGCGGCCTGCGCCTGCCACCCGACGCTGTTCGCGCTCACCGTGACCGGGCGGACCGAGTTCACCCCGCCGGACCCGCTGGACGCCGAGCTGACCGCCGCGTTCAACGCCCACCAGCGCCGCACCGTCGACGGCCGGACGTTGCTCGGCCCGGACGCGGTGGACGTCGCGGTGGCCGCGTTCCGCCGCCACGGCGTCGAGACGCTGGTGCGATCCACCCCCTGGCGGCTCGGGCCCGAGCAGGCCGAGCTGGCCGCCGAGTGGCTCACCGGCTGGGTCGACGCCGCCGTCGAGGAACGACCGCATCTGTCCGGGCCCGCCGGGACGTATCAGAAGTGGCGGCTCGCCGAGGCCGCCGCCGGCCGGCTCGGCGTGGTGCTGCACCACGCCGACCTGCTCGCCGGCTGAACCGTACCGGCTGCCGGCACGTGACAACCGGTGAGAGCCAGGGAGGACCGTTTGTCACACGTCGCCGTAGCCGGACCCGTACCCGCAGTCACGCCCGCGCCGCCGCGCCGGACCCGGGTGGGCCGCGCCTGGACGGGCCGTGCCTGGGTACGACCGCTGCTCGGGCTCGCGGTGCTCGCCGTGCTCGTCGCCTCGGTGGGCACCGGCCCGTTCCTGGCCGGGCTGCGGCTGATCGACGCGCCGGCGCTGGCCGCCGCGCTCGGCATCGGAGTCATCACCACCGTCTGCTGCGCCTGGCGCTGGTCGCTCGTCGCCGGCGGTCTGGGCGTACGGCTGCCGATGCGCGCCGCGGTGGCGCACTGCTACCGGGCGGTCTTCCTCAATTCGACGCTCCCCGGCGGCGTGCTCGGCGACGTGCACCGGGCGGTACGGCACGGCCGCGACGCCGGGGACGTCGCCCGCGGCGTCCGGGCGGTGGTGTGGGAGCGCACCGCCGGGCAGGTGGTGCAGGTGGTCATCGCGGTGGCGCTGCTGGCCGCGTTCCCGTCGCCGGTGCGCCGGTACCTGCCGGCGCTGGCGGCCGGACTCGCCGTGATCGCGCTGGCGCTGGTGCTGGCCGCCCGCGCGGTGCCCCGCTCCGGGGCGTCCCGGTTCGCCCGGGCGGCCCGCACCGCGCTGACCGACGTGCGCTCCGGAGTGCTGGGCCGCCGGACCTGGGCCGGAGTGGTGATCGCCTCGACAGTGGTGTTCGCCGGTCACCTGGCCACGTTCGTGGTGGCCGCCCGCACGGCCGGCGCGGACGCCCCGTTGTCGCACCTGCTGCCGCTGACGCTGCTCGCGCTGCTGGCCATGGCGGTGCCGCTGAACGTGGGCGGGTTCGGGCCGCGCGAGGGGGTGGCCGCGTGGGCGTTCGCCTCGGCCGGGCTGACCGCCGCGCAGGGTGTGGCGACCGGCACTGTGTACGGCGCGCTGGTGCTGGTGGCCAGCCTGCCCGGCGCCGCGGTGCTGCTCGCACGGCGGCTGCCCCGGCGCGAGCCCGGCAACTGTCGGTGATCCCGCCTACGGTGGGGGAGCGAGGTGTGCGTCGCCGGGTCCGCCCGGCGACCGGACGACAGGAGAACCATGGACGAAACCCTGCCCACCGCGACGGTCCGGACCCGCGTGACGGTTCCGCTGCGGTTCCCCGACGGGTACGTGACCACGGCCCGCGTGCACACCTTCCACGGTCTCGTCGACGGTCGCGAGCACCTGGCGTTCGGGCTCGGTGAGCACGCCGACGCCGACCCGCCGCTGGTCCGCCCGCACTCCGAGTGCCTCACCGGGGACGTGTTCGGCAGTCAGCGCTGCGACTGCGGACCGCAGTTGCGCGAGGCGGTCGAGCGGATCGCCGAGTCGGGTGGCTACCTGCTCTACCTGCGGCAGGAGGGGCGTGGCATCGGCCTGTACGCCAAGCTCGACGCGTACGCCCTGCAGGACGGCGGCCTCGACACGTACGAGGCGAACCTGGCGCTCGGGCGCGGCGCGGACGAGCGCGACTACACGGTGGCCGCGCAGATGCTCGGCGCGCTGGGCGTGGACGAGGTGGCCCTGCTCAGCAACAACCCGGACAAGGCGGCCCAGCTCGAACGGCTGGGCGTGACGGTGGCCGACCGGGTGTCCACCGGCGTGCACCTGTCGCCGGCGAACGCCGGCTACCTGGCGGCCAAGGTGACCCGCGCCGACCACGCCCTCGACCTGCCGTTCGTGCCGTGACCACCCGTCCGTACGTGCTGCTCAGCTGCGCGATGTCGATCGACGGCTACATCGACGACGCGACCACCGATCGGCTGCTGCTGTCGAACGACGACGACCTGGACCGGGTGGACGCGATCCGGGCCGGGTGCGACGCGATCATGGTGGGCGCGGCCACTGTGCGCCGCGACGACCCCCGCCTGCTGGTGCGCAGCGAGCGCCGCCGCGCCGAGCGGGTGGCGCGCGGCCTGCCCCCGTCGCCGGTGAAGGTGACTGTCACCGGCAGCGGCGACCTCGATCCGGAGGCCCGGTTCTTCACCATGGGTGACGGGCTCAAGCTGGTGTACTGCCCGAGCGGGGTGGTGGACAAGGCCCGTGAGCAGGTCGGCGCCGTGTCGACTGTGGTCGACGCGGGGGATCCGGCCACCCCGGAGGCGGTGGTGGCCGACCTGGCCGGGCGCGGGGTGACGCGCCTGATGGTGGAGGGCGGCGGCTCGATGCACCGCCAGTTCCTCACGGCCGGCCTGGCCGACGAGTTGCACCTGGTGGTCGCGCCGTTCTTCGTGGGGGACGGGCGGGCGCCGCGCTTCGTCGGGGACGGCCGCTTCCCGTGGCACCCGGGCCGTCGGGCCCGGGTGGTCGAGGTACGCCAGATCGGCGACGTGGTCCTCACCCGCTACGCGCTGTCCGACCGCTGCCCGGCCTGACCCGTCCCGCCCGGTCCGCTCTTGTGCAAGCTCACGCTCGTGATTAGTTTGTTGACCATCCATACGAACTAATCCACTGCGCTTCCCTTCCCGAAGGGGGACCGATGACCGCGCACCACCCCGACCCGGGCTCCTCCCGCCGCCGCTTCCTCGGGCTGGTCGGCCTCGGCGTGGCCGCCACCACCACCGGCCCGCTGCTCGCCGGCTGCTCGGAAAAACCGGCCGGCTCCGGCGCCGCCCAGAACCTCGACGCCGTCTCCGGCCTGCTGCCCACCCGCAAGGACCTGCCCGGCGGCATCACGCCCGACATCACGGGTACGCGCCCGGTGCCCGACGGCTACACCCGCTACCCGGCGAATCTGATCGACGCCGTCACCGACAAGCCCGGCACCAGTGGTAAGCAGGTCACCGCCATGACCCCCGCCTGGGGCCCGGCGCCGCCCGGCGCCGCGCAGAGCGCCTACCTCCAGGCCGTGAACGCCGAGCTGGGCACGCCCGTCAACTTCACCATCCAGGACGGCAACACCTACGCCGACAAGCTCAACGCGATGCTCGGCGCGCGGGACGTACCGGACCTGCTGTGCGTACCGGGGTGGGAGGTGGAGAAGATCCCGCGCTTCGCCGAGGCGATCAAGGTGCTCTTCGAGGACCTGACCGACCACCTGAAGGGCGACGCCGCAGCCGCGTACCCGATGCTGGCGAGCTTCCCCACCGGGGCCTGGCGGCGGGCGGTGTGGAACGAGCGGATCATGTCCGTGCCCAACCCCACGGACGGGCCGTTCCCGTGGGCGCTGTTCACCCGCAAGGACGTGCTCGACGCCCGCGGCCTGGGCGTGCCGGCGAACCTGGACGACCTGCTCGCCGCGGCCAAGCAGGTCACCGACCCGGCGCGCAAGGTGTGGGCGTTCAACGACGTGTTCGCCATGATCCAGATGTTCCACAAGGTGCCGGGCCACAAGGGCGGATGGCGGGTCACGTCCGACGGCACGCCCGAGTTCAAGTACGAGACCCCGGAGTTCCGCCGCGCGCTTGAGGTCATGGCCAAGATCTACGCGGACGGCCTGGTCCACCCGGACATCGTGGCCAGCAAGGGCGCGGACGCCAAGCAGCTGTTCGCCAAGAACGGCGCGATCGTGTTCCTCCAGGACGGCGTCGGTTTCTGGCAGGGCGCCCAGGCCGAGCACCAGAAGACCAACCCCAAGCTGAACATCCAGCCGGTGCCGGTCTTCTCCGCCACCGGCGGCGACCCGCTGGTCTGGGGCGACGACGAGCCGATCTCCTACACGTTCGTCAAGAAGGGCCTCGGCAAGGACCGGGTCCAGGAGCTGCTGCGGATCATCAACTGGTGCTCCGCGCCGCTGGGCAGCCAGGAGGCGCAGCTGCGGGACTTCGGCGTCGCGGGCAAGCACCACACCCCGTCGCCGAACGGGCCGGTCAAGACCGACCTGGCGTTCAAGGAGATCGCCAACCAGTACTTCTTCATCAGCGGCCGCAACCCCACCATCGGGCCGTTCCCCGACACCCCGCGCTTCGTGCCGGACGTGCTCGCGTACTCCAACGAGATGGTCAAGCACATGGAGCCCAACCCGTGGGCCGGGGTGAAGCTGGAGATGCCCGCCGCCTACAAGGCCAACCAGGTGCCCACCGAGGACAAGTTCACCGACGTGCTGCGCGGCCGCCGACCGCTGAGCGACGTGGACGCCATCGTCAAGGAGTGGAAGGCCGCCGGCGGCGAGGAGGCCCGGAAGCTGCTCGCCGACGCGCTGCCCAAGGCGGGCCGATGAGCGAGCCGGCCGTCCTGGCCGGGCCCGAACAGGCCCGGCCGGACGCGCCGGCCCCACCGGGCCGCCCGCCCCGCCGTCGCCCGTCCCGCCGCCGGGTGCCGCTGCGCACCCGGCTGTGCCGGGACTGGCAACTGCTCGCCATGGTGGCGCCCGGCTTCGGAATCCTGCTGATCTTCAGCTACCTGCCGATCGCCGGCAACGTGATCGCGTTCCAGGACTACAACCCCTACCTCGGCGACAACCCCTGGCAGGCGTTCCTGCACAGCGACTGGATCGGCTTCGGGCAGTTCCAGCTGCTGTTCTCCGACCCGGCGTTCTGGGACGCGTTCCGCAACACGCTGGCGATCACCGCGTTCCAGCTCGTGTTCTTCTTCCCGCTGCCGATCCTGCTGGCCATCGCGCTGCACAACCTGCTGTCCAGCCGGCTGCGCGGACTGATCCAGACGATCGTCTACCTGCCGCACTTCTTCAGCTGGGTGCTGGTGGTGACGTTCTTCGTCGCGATGCTCGGCGGCGCCGGGCTGCTCGCCCAGAGCATGCGCGAGGCCGGGATGCAGCCGTGGAACGTGATGACCAACCCGGACACGTTCATCGTCCTGGTCACCGTCGAGGCGGTGTGGAAGGACGTCGGCTGGGGCACCATCGTCTTCCTGGCCGCGCTGTCCACCATCGACCAGAACCTCTACGAGGCCGCCGCCGCCGACGGCGCCGGCCGATGGCGGCGACTGTGGCACATCACGCTGCCCGGCCTGCGCCCGGTGATCGTGCTGCTGCTCATCCTGCGGCTGGGCGACGCGCTCTCGGTCGGCTTCGAGCAGTTCCTGCTGCAACGCGACGCCGTCGGCCGGCAGGCCGCCGAGGTGCTCGACACCTTCGTCTACCACTTCTCCATCGCCACCGGGAACTACGGCTACGGCGCGGCGGCCGGACTGTTCAAGGCCGTCATCGGGCTGGTTCTCATCCTGGCCGCCAACCGGGTGGCGCACATGCTCGGCGAACGAGGGATCTACTCGAAGTCATGACCACGCTCATCCGCCGGGCCGCCGGCGACCGATCCCGCCGGCCGGTGTGGCAGGAACCGCCCACCCCGCTCGGGCAGGGGCTCAAGGCCGTGATGCTCACCGTGCTGGTCGCGGGCGTGCTGTTCCCGCTCTGGGTGATCCTGGTGACCAGCCTCTCCTCCCGGGAGACCATCGCCCGGGCCGGCGGGCTGGTGGTCGTGCCCCGGGGCATCGACACGTCCGCCTACGAGACGATCTTCGCCGGTGGCGCTGTCACCCGGGCGCTGTGGATCAGCACGCTGGTCACCGTCTTCGGCACCGCCATCGCGCTCACGGTCACCGTGCTCGCCGCGTACGGGCTGTCCCGCCCCGGTTCGCTGGGACACCGCTGGCTGCTCGCGTACTTCCTGATCCCGTTCCTGGTCTACCCGCCGCTGGTGCCGCGCTACCTGGTGGTCACCGGGCTGGGGCTGAAGGACACCATCTGGGCGCTGGTCCTGCCACCGGCGATCAGCGTGTTCAACCTGGTCGTGGTGCGCGGGTTCTTCCAGGGCATCCCGTCGGAACTGCTGGACAGCGCCCGCATCGACGGCGCGAGCGACTTCCGTACGCTCGCGCGCATCGTGCTGCCGCTGTCCCGCGCGGTCATCGCCGTGGTCGGCCTGTTCTACGCGGTCAGCTACTGGAACGTCTGGTTCGACGCGTTGCTGTTCATCGACCGCAACGACATGTACCCGATCCAGCGGGTGCTGCAGAGCTACCTGCTGGCCGGGCAGGCCCCGCACACCTCCGGCGGCAGCAGCGGGGTGACCATGCCGCCGACCGAGGCGGTCAAGATGGCGGTGGTGGTGCTGACCGTCGCGCCGATCGTCGCCATCTATCCCTTCATCCAGCGGCACTTCGTCAAGGGCGTGCTGATCGGTGCGGTGAAGGGCTGAGGCCGCGGGTCTGTCAGAGCACCTGGGACAGGAAGCGCCGCAGCCGTGGGTGCTCGGGCGCCTCGAACACCGCCTCCGGTGGCCCGGCCTCCAGCACCACGCCCGCGTCCATGAACGCCACCGTGTCGGCGACGCTGCGCGCGAACCCCATCTCGTGGGTCACCACGACCATCGTCATGCCGGCGGCGGCCAGGTCCGCCATCACCGCGAGCACGCCCTTGACCAGTTCCGGGTCCAGCGCGCTGGTCGCCTCGTCGAACAGCATCACCTGCGGGCGCAGCGCGAGCGCCCGCGCGATGGCGACGCGCTGCTGCTGGCCGCCGGAGAGCTGCGCCGGCCGCGCGTCCGCCTTGCCGGCCAGGCCCACCAGGTCGAGCTGGGCGCGGGCCAGCGCCACCGCCTCGTCCTCGCTCAGCTTCTTGAGCTTGCGCAGCGCCAGCGTGATGTTGCGCAGCACGCTCAGGTGCGGGAACAGGTTGAACTGCTGGAACACCATGCCGATGCGCTGACGCAGGGCGTCCGGGTCGTCGCGCAGCACGCTGCGCCCGTCCAGCAGCACGTCACCCCGGTCCGGCTCGATCAGCCGGTTGATGGTGCGCAGCAGCGTCGACTTGCCGGAGCCGGACGGGCCGATGACGCAGGCCGCCCGGCCCCGGGCCACGTCCAGGTCCGCGCCGCGCAGCACCCGGTGCGCGCCGAAGGCCAGGTGCACGTCGCGGACGGCCAGGCTGACCGAGGTCGTGGTGGTGGTCATCGCGGGTCCTTTCCGGACGGCGTGAGGTCGATCGGCTCGGCATCCGGCTCCGGCTCGGGCGGCGCGGCCGGGCGGCCCTGCCGCAGGCGCCGGTCCAGCCAGTTCACCGCGTGGGTCAGCGGCACGGTCAGCACCAGGTAGAACAACCCGGCCAGCAGCAGCGCGGACTGGTTACCGGTGTTGGCCGCGTAGTCCTGCCCGATCCGGAACAGCTCCCGCTGGCTGGCCAGCAGGCCGAGGAAGTAGACCAGGCTGGAGTCCTTGATCAGCGCGATGAGCTGGTTGACCCACGCGGGCAGCACCCGGCGTACGCCCTGCGGGATGATCACAAGGCGCATCGCCTCGCCCCAGGAGAAGCCGAGCGCCCGCGCGCCCTCCAGCTGGGCGGCCTCCACGCTCAGGATGCCGGCCCGGAAGATCTCACCGAGGTAGGCGGCGGCGATCAGCGACAGCGCCAGCACGCCCAGCGGGTACGGGTTCGGGCCCCACACCTGCATGCCGAGCGGTGCCAGGCCCACGCCGATCAGGAGGATGGTCGCCGCGGCCGGCAGGCCGCGGAACACGTCGGTGTAGACCCGCGCCGGCCACCGCAACCATCGGGTACGCGAGATGCCGGCGACGGCCAGCAGCATGCCCAGCACCGAGCCGAGCAGGGCGGCGGAGACCGCCAGGGTGAGCGTGTTGGGCAGCCCGACGGTGAGCATCTCGGGCAGCGCCTCGCGCATCGAGTCCCAGTCGAAGAACGTCTCCCACAGCGTGCTCAGTGGATCCATGTCCGCTCCGTCCGCCCCGCTCGTGCTCGGTTACCGGTTCAGGAAGCCGCCGACGGCGACGGCACGGCCACCGAGCCGCTGCCCGGCTTGAAGTCGGCCGGGATCGGCCGCCCCGGGTAGTACTCGGCCTGCAGACGGCTCCACGTGCCGTCGGCGATCACCTCGTCCAGGCCCTTGTTCAGCGCCTCGCGCAGCTTGTCGTCGCCCTTCGCCACCGCGTACGCGGTCGGGGTGGGGCTGAGCTGCTTCGCCGCGACCTTGATCTTGCCGTTGCTGTCGGCGGCGGACTTGTCGCCGATCTCGGCCG from the Micromonospora sp. WMMA1947 genome contains:
- the ribA gene encoding GTP cyclohydrolase II; the encoded protein is MDETLPTATVRTRVTVPLRFPDGYVTTARVHTFHGLVDGREHLAFGLGEHADADPPLVRPHSECLTGDVFGSQRCDCGPQLREAVERIAESGGYLLYLRQEGRGIGLYAKLDAYALQDGGLDTYEANLALGRGADERDYTVAAQMLGALGVDEVALLSNNPDKAAQLERLGVTVADRVSTGVHLSPANAGYLAAKVTRADHALDLPFVP
- a CDS encoding amino acid ABC transporter permease, with product MDPLSTLWETFFDWDSMREALPEMLTVGLPNTLTLAVSAALLGSVLGMLLAVAGISRTRWLRWPARVYTDVFRGLPAAATILLIGVGLAPLGMQVWGPNPYPLGVLALSLIAAAYLGEIFRAGILSVEAAQLEGARALGFSWGEAMRLVIIPQGVRRVLPAWVNQLIALIKDSSLVYFLGLLASQRELFRIGQDYAANTGNQSALLLAGLFYLVLTVPLTHAVNWLDRRLRQGRPAAPPEPEPDAEPIDLTPSGKDPR
- a CDS encoding extracellular solute-binding protein codes for the protein MTAHHPDPGSSRRRFLGLVGLGVAATTTGPLLAGCSEKPAGSGAAQNLDAVSGLLPTRKDLPGGITPDITGTRPVPDGYTRYPANLIDAVTDKPGTSGKQVTAMTPAWGPAPPGAAQSAYLQAVNAELGTPVNFTIQDGNTYADKLNAMLGARDVPDLLCVPGWEVEKIPRFAEAIKVLFEDLTDHLKGDAAAAYPMLASFPTGAWRRAVWNERIMSVPNPTDGPFPWALFTRKDVLDARGLGVPANLDDLLAAAKQVTDPARKVWAFNDVFAMIQMFHKVPGHKGGWRVTSDGTPEFKYETPEFRRALEVMAKIYADGLVHPDIVASKGADAKQLFAKNGAIVFLQDGVGFWQGAQAEHQKTNPKLNIQPVPVFSATGGDPLVWGDDEPISYTFVKKGLGKDRVQELLRIINWCSAPLGSQEAQLRDFGVAGKHHTPSPNGPVKTDLAFKEIANQYFFISGRNPTIGPFPDTPRFVPDVLAYSNEMVKHMEPNPWAGVKLEMPAAYKANQVPTEDKFTDVLRGRRPLSDVDAIVKEWKAAGGEEARKLLADALPKAGR
- a CDS encoding glycosyltransferase family 4 protein, with the protein product MTVVHVVLPGDIDDPANPSGGNAYDRQVCRGLAARGWTVREHQVPGGWPHPGAGERADLAGLLGGLPDGVPVLLDGLVASTVPDVLAPHAARLRLVILVHLPIEGETEARALAAAAAVVATSEWTRDRLLDRYRLRPQRVTVAPPGVTPAPVASGTPGGGRLLCVAAVTAVKGHDVLAAALAEVADLDWTCDWVGPPDRDRAFADRLRGRLAATGLAGRVRLTGPRTGDDLAATYAAADLLVAPSRRETYGMVVTEALARGVPVLASDTGGLPDTLGHAPGGDRPGLLVPPGDPGATAAALRRWLTDPGLRDRLRRAARQRRHTLTGWPVTVDRLATALKEATAA
- a CDS encoding lysylphosphatidylglycerol synthase transmembrane domain-containing protein; the protein is MGRAWTGRAWVRPLLGLAVLAVLVASVGTGPFLAGLRLIDAPALAAALGIGVITTVCCAWRWSLVAGGLGVRLPMRAAVAHCYRAVFLNSTLPGGVLGDVHRAVRHGRDAGDVARGVRAVVWERTAGQVVQVVIAVALLAAFPSPVRRYLPALAAGLAVIALALVLAARAVPRSGASRFARAARTALTDVRSGVLGRRTWAGVVIASTVVFAGHLATFVVAARTAGADAPLSHLLPLTLLALLAMAVPLNVGGFGPREGVAAWAFASAGLTAAQGVATGTVYGALVLVASLPGAAVLLARRLPRREPGNCR
- a CDS encoding class I SAM-dependent methyltransferase, with the translated sequence MTTSLPPGFADWLRLREPADAAARSAELADAVRDRLPTGRPIVVHDLGSGTGSMARWLAPRLPGPQHWVLHERDADLLALARAGRLTAADGAEVTVTTRGSDVTRLTPADLADAHLVTASALLDMLTADEVERMVAACACHPTLFALTVTGRTEFTPPDPLDAELTAAFNAHQRRTVDGRTLLGPDAVDVAVAAFRRHGVETLVRSTPWRLGPEQAELAAEWLTGWVDAAVEERPHLSGPAGTYQKWRLAEAAAGRLGVVLHHADLLAG
- a CDS encoding amino acid ABC transporter ATP-binding protein, with the translated sequence MTTTTTSVSLAVRDVHLAFGAHRVLRGADLDVARGRAACVIGPSGSGKSTLLRTINRLIEPDRGDVLLDGRSVLRDDPDALRQRIGMVFQQFNLFPHLSVLRNITLALRKLKKLSEDEAVALARAQLDLVGLAGKADARPAQLSGGQQQRVAIARALALRPQVMLFDEATSALDPELVKGVLAVMADLAAAGMTMVVVTHEMGFARSVADTVAFMDAGVVLEAGPPEAVFEAPEHPRLRRFLSQVL
- a CDS encoding carbohydrate ABC transporter permease — translated: MTTLIRRAAGDRSRRPVWQEPPTPLGQGLKAVMLTVLVAGVLFPLWVILVTSLSSRETIARAGGLVVVPRGIDTSAYETIFAGGAVTRALWISTLVTVFGTAIALTVTVLAAYGLSRPGSLGHRWLLAYFLIPFLVYPPLVPRYLVVTGLGLKDTIWALVLPPAISVFNLVVVRGFFQGIPSELLDSARIDGASDFRTLARIVLPLSRAVIAVVGLFYAVSYWNVWFDALLFIDRNDMYPIQRVLQSYLLAGQAPHTSGGSSGVTMPPTEAVKMAVVVLTVAPIVAIYPFIQRHFVKGVLIGAVKG
- a CDS encoding RibD family protein encodes the protein MTTRPYVLLSCAMSIDGYIDDATTDRLLLSNDDDLDRVDAIRAGCDAIMVGAATVRRDDPRLLVRSERRRAERVARGLPPSPVKVTVTGSGDLDPEARFFTMGDGLKLVYCPSGVVDKAREQVGAVSTVVDAGDPATPEAVVADLAGRGVTRLMVEGGGSMHRQFLTAGLADELHLVVAPFFVGDGRAPRFVGDGRFPWHPGRRARVVEVRQIGDVVLTRYALSDRCPA
- a CDS encoding 6-carboxytetrahydropterin synthase; the protein is MFSVTVRDHMMVAHSFRGEVFGPAQRLHGATFVVDATFRRAELDDDGIVVDIGLATEQLKTVLAELNYRNLDDEPAFAGVNTTTEVLARTIADRLADAVAAGRLGEGARGLAGITVTLHESHIAWASYERSL
- a CDS encoding ABC transporter permease subunit produces the protein MSEPAVLAGPEQARPDAPAPPGRPPRRRPSRRRVPLRTRLCRDWQLLAMVAPGFGILLIFSYLPIAGNVIAFQDYNPYLGDNPWQAFLHSDWIGFGQFQLLFSDPAFWDAFRNTLAITAFQLVFFFPLPILLAIALHNLLSSRLRGLIQTIVYLPHFFSWVLVVTFFVAMLGGAGLLAQSMREAGMQPWNVMTNPDTFIVLVTVEAVWKDVGWGTIVFLAALSTIDQNLYEAAAADGAGRWRRLWHITLPGLRPVIVLLLILRLGDALSVGFEQFLLQRDAVGRQAAEVLDTFVYHFSIATGNYGYGAAAGLFKAVIGLVLILAANRVAHMLGERGIYSKS